CGGGTCGTTCGACCTGGTCACCGCGTCACTGGCGGTGCACAACATCGCCGACCGGGCGGCCCGGAACCGGACCGTCCGGGAGGCGGCGCGGGTGCTGCGGCCCGGCGGGCGACTGCTGCTGATCGATTTCAGTAAGACCGCCGAGTACGCGGAGGACGCCGCGGCCGCCGGGCTGGTCGAGGTCGAACGGTCCGGGCGCCTGTTCTCGATGTATCCGCCGGTGCGGGTGGTCACCGCCGTCAAGCGCTGACCGGCGGCGCGGTCCGACGACGAGCGCCGCCGGCTGCCCGCGGCCCGCACGAGCCGGCGGTGACCACCCGCGGACCCGCACGACACGCGTGGCGGTCCGGAGCGGCGGCGGTCTCGCGGGCCGGTTGCCAGGGGACGCCAAGTCGTACCGGAAAATGGTTGTCACAAGGCGGCGCGGCTGACGTCGGTGCGGGCCACCGGGGATTATCGGGGCGCCGGGCGGGTACCACAGGGAACTCACGCAGGTCGATGTCAGCTGTGGAGGCGGCATGACCAACACCGCACCTGTCGCGCGCGCCGACAAGGCGTTCTTCGGGCAGCCCCGGGCACTCGCCAACCTGTTCGGGGTGGAGCTGTGGGAACGGTTCTCGTTCTACGGCATGCAGGGCATCCTGCTGATCTACCTGTATTACGCGGCGGCCGACGGCGGACTGGGGATCAACCAGGACACCGCGACCAGCATCGTCGGGGCGTACGGCGGCGCCGTCTACCTCTCCACGGTGCTGGGCGCCTGGGTCGCCGACCGGCTGCTCGGCGCGGAACGGGTGCTGTTCCTCAGCGCGATCCTGGTGATGTCCGGGCACCTCGCGCTGGCGCTGCTCCCCGGCCTGCTCGGCGTCGGCGCCGGCCTGACGCTGGTGGCGGTGGGCAGCGGCGGCGTCAAGGCGAACGCCACCTCGCTGGTCGGCAGCCTCTACGACGAGCACGACGAACGCCGGGACGCCGGGTTCTCGCTGTTCTACCTCGGCATCAACCTGGGCGCGCTGGCCGGGCCGCTGCTGACCGGGCTGCTGCAGGAGAACGCCGGCTTCCACTGGGGGTTCGGGCTGGCCGCGGTCGGCATGGCGATCGGCCTGACCCAGTACACGCTCGGCCGCCGCAATCTGCCGCCTTCGGGCCGCGAGGTGCCGAACCCGCTGCCCGCCGCGCGCCGCCCGCTGGCCGCTGGGGTGTTCCTGGCGATCGTCGCGGCCATCGTGATCTCGGCGCTGACCTGGCTGTCCGCGGACCGGCTGTCCACTGTCGTGGTGGTGCTGAGCGTCCTGGCCGCGGCCGGCTACTTCACGGTGATCCTGACCAGCCGGAAACTCGACGGTACCGAGCGGCGGCGGGTGCTGGCGTTCCTGCCGATGTTCCTGGCCAGTGCCGCGTTCTGGTCGCTCTACCAGCAGCAGTTCACCGTCGTGACGATCTACTCGGACCAGCGGCTGGACCGGAACCTCGGCGGCTGGGAGATGCCGGTCTCCTGGGTGCAGTCGATCAATCCGGTGTTCATCATCGTGCTGTCCGGGGTGTTCGCGGCGCTCTGGACCCGGCTCGGCGACCGGCAGCCGTCCACGCCGATCAAGTTCGCCGCCGGCACGGTACTGATGGGCGTGGCGTTCCTGCTGTTCCTGCCGTTCGCCGGCGGCGGACCGAACAGCACCCCGCTGCTCGCGCTGGCCGGCATCCTGCTGGTGTTCACCGTGGCCGAGCTGCTGCTCTCCCCGGTCGGGCTGTCGCTGGCCACCAAGCTGGCGCCGCACGCCTTCCACACCCAGATGGTGGCGCTGTTCTTCCTGTCGGTCGCGCTGGGCACGGCGGCGTCCGGCACCCTCGCCCGGTTCTACGATCCCGGCCACGAGACGGCCTACTTCGGGATCCTCGGCGCGGTGGCGATCGTCCTGGGGCTGGCGCTGGCCGCGGCGGCCCGCCCGATCACCCGGCTGATGGGCGGCGTCCGCTGACCACGGTCCCGTGCCACACTATGGATCATGAGAGCGCTGGCCGTGTTCGACGTCGACGGGGTGGTCGCCGACGTACGGCACCGGCTGCGGCACATCGCGAACCGGCCGAAGGACTGGGCGGCCTTCTTCGCCGCCGCCGACCGTGACCCGGCCCTGGCCGACGGGGTGGAGCTGGTCCACGAGTTCACCCGCGACCACGACCTGGTCTGGCTCACCGGCCGCCCCGAACACCTGCGGGTGGTGACCGAACGCTGGTTCGCCCGGCACGGCCTGCCCGCCGGGCGGCTGCTCATGCGGCCGGCGCACGACCGG
This window of the Actinoplanes oblitus genome carries:
- a CDS encoding peptide MFS transporter, producing the protein MTNTAPVARADKAFFGQPRALANLFGVELWERFSFYGMQGILLIYLYYAAADGGLGINQDTATSIVGAYGGAVYLSTVLGAWVADRLLGAERVLFLSAILVMSGHLALALLPGLLGVGAGLTLVAVGSGGVKANATSLVGSLYDEHDERRDAGFSLFYLGINLGALAGPLLTGLLQENAGFHWGFGLAAVGMAIGLTQYTLGRRNLPPSGREVPNPLPAARRPLAAGVFLAIVAAIVISALTWLSADRLSTVVVVLSVLAAAGYFTVILTSRKLDGTERRRVLAFLPMFLASAAFWSLYQQQFTVVTIYSDQRLDRNLGGWEMPVSWVQSINPVFIIVLSGVFAALWTRLGDRQPSTPIKFAAGTVLMGVAFLLFLPFAGGGPNSTPLLALAGILLVFTVAELLLSPVGLSLATKLAPHAFHTQMVALFFLSVALGTAASGTLARFYDPGHETAYFGILGAVAIVLGLALAAAARPITRLMGGVR
- a CDS encoding phosphatase domain-containing protein, with the translated sequence MRALAVFDVDGVVADVRHRLRHIANRPKDWAAFFAAADRDPALADGVELVHEFTRDHDLVWLTGRPEHLRVVTERWFARHGLPAGRLLMRPAHDRRPARDYKADRLHGLAADRTIAVVVDDDPDVVRRLKRDGFPVRLADWVPHEKTLRQAQERDGRT